CTTCCATTTGGTTCAATTTAAGGCAAAATTAGAGATAACAGATAAACTTCATTTTATTAATCGGGCGAAATTATAACTGGCGTTCACCAAATTTGTATAACTGGAAGCCATAGCCTGGGGCAAAGTAGAAATTCCCCTTACGATTGAATTTACATACATGAGTCCAAACTTTTCTTGTTGTTCTACGGAAATGGAAACCGAACCACATAAGGCTGCAACTGGTACTTTATGCTTCTTTGCCGAAATGACCACCCCATTAATAGTCTTCCCTGACAAAGTCTGTTCATCTAACTGACCTTCGCCAGTAATAATCCAATCTGCATCTGCAATTACCTCATTAAAATGAGCCAATTCTTTTATCAAATCTATACCAGAAGTCAGCTCTCCTCTTAGAAAAATGATGGCTCCGCCACCTATTCCGCCAGCAGCACCAGAGCCCTTTATTTTTTGAAGGCCTATATCATATGTATCCAAAGCTACTTTTGCAAAATTCTTCAGCCCTTTATCAAGAATTTCAATCTCTTCTGCGGAGGCTCCTTTTTGTGCCCCATATATCTTTGCCGCACCGTTTTTGCCATAAAACGGATTAGAAACGTCGCAAGCTATTTTAAATTTGGCATTGGCCAATAACGGGTGAACTTTTGAAGCATCTATGTTTTTAACCTTGTTTAAACTACTACCAATAGGTTCTAATTCTTTACTAAAATCACCTATAAAACGGTATCCTAAAGCATTAGCCATACCCATACCTCCATCATTAGTAGCGCTTCCCCCTATACCTAATATAATTTCTTTGGCACCTCTTTCCAGGGCATCAGCAATAAGCTCTCCTGTGCCAAAGGTGGTAGTGTTCATACAATTTCTATCCAAATCATCCAATAACTTAAGTCCGGATGCTTCGGCCATCTCTATGTAGGCAATGTGATTTTTTACAGCGTACAGATAGGAAGCACTAATAGGTCTAAACAATGGGTCATTTACCGCTATGGTTATCTTCTCGCCATGTATATAGTGCTTCACCACATCAATAGTGCCATCGCCACCATCTGCCAAAGGCATTTTTATGATTTCGGCATCATTGAAAACATGCTGCAAACCCTCTTCTACGGCATCACAGAATTCAAATCCCGTAAGGGAACCTTTGAATTTATCTGGCGCGATTATAAATTTCATAGCTCTGATTTTAATTCAAAATATTTGGTAAAGAGATACTAAATACAACTATAGCCACAAAATAGGCCAGTAAAATAGCTACCTCTTTTTTTCCTGAATAGTACACTACTTCCAGACCCTCGTTTACTTGTCTTTTTACGGTATAACTGACAGCAAGAGCTACTAAAACAGTAACTAAACAACCTAACGCGTTCCACCAAAACCAAAAGATTTGAGGTACATATAACCATAGGTAGATATTGAACAGAACGCCAGCAACAATCCCAATATTAGCACCAAGAGCATGTGTCTTCTTAGTTAAAATTGCAAGGATAAAAGCGGCCAAAATAGGCCCATAAAATACAGAACTGATTTTATTGATTACCTCTATAACCGTACCTTCTATATTGCCCGCAAAAAAAGCAAAGAACAAACATACGAGTCCCCAAAAAATAGATAATAATTTTGAGTAGGTCATGTATTTCTTATCCGGCATATTTGGATGAAAACGTTTCACAAAATCTTCCATAGTAACAGCAGAAAGTGAATTAACCGTAGAACTAAGCGTAGACATAGCTGCAGACATAATTGCAACAATAAGTATACCTATGATCCCATTTGGCAAGTATTTAATAATGAAAACCGGCACCATTAAATCGGCTTTTTTTCCTTCTAAAGAAGAAATATTAGCTTGATAAACGAAGTCCATTTGTTCCTGAAAACTTGCATCCTGAACCAATAGTGTACCCAACACAAGGCCCATTATACAATAAGTCAATGTAAATGGAAACCTAAGTAAGCCATTGGCCATCATTAGTTTTTTAAGGTTGGACATGCTACTAGAAGATAATAGACGTTGGGACTGCGTCTGATCTGTTCCGTAATAGGATGCGTAAAGAAAAAAGCCCCCTATTACCATAGGCCAGAAACCAAATTCATCATTACCATCTGCATTGTTGAAGCCCCACTTACTAAAATCTACAGCAGTAACCCGGTCTCTATCTACATGAGTAAGAAAATTGTCGATTCCACCTAATTCACTAAACCCATAAAAAAGACAAATAATAATACCTATAAAAAGAATACTCATTTGAATAACGTCTCCCCAAATTACGGCTTTCATACCCCCTTGGTAGGAATATACCATGGTAATCAGGCCTATGATCAAGATAGATATCCAAAAGTCCATTTGAATAGTTGCTTGTAGAATTAATGCCATGGTATACACCATTACGCCGGTAGCCACCGATCTACTAATCTGAAAAACAAAACTGATCAGTAATCGTGATGATGCATCAAAACGTTTTTCTAGATACTCATAAACACTTACAATACCAGATTTATATAGAGTGGGCAGTACTGCAATTAATAAAAATGCCATGGCCAAAGGCACACCTAATTCATAAGTAAGCCATTGCATACCACCACCGTCTTTGAGGCCTACAAATGCAGGAGCCGAAATAAAACTAATGGCCGAAAGTTGTGTCGCCATAGCCGAAAGACTCAGCGGCAACCAAGAAGTCTTTCTTCCGCCTAGGAAATAATCGCCTCCAGAATTATTTTCTTTGAACAGAAAACCCAGTCCCAAAAAACCTACCAGGTAAACAACGATTATGATATAGTCTAAATAATTCATGAGTACATATACTTTTGGTTTGGTGTCCTATTTTTATTCATGTTCAGTGAACAGAATATGGTTTTAACTACTTATTAATGATAAAATCAAAATACCGTAGAAATATCTTACAAATAATTGATAAATAGACTCTCCATGGCGGAAATTGAAACAATAATATCAATTTGACCACCATTTTGAGTCTAATGAGAACAAGGAAGGCTCAACAACTAGCACTAATTAACGTTAACCACCAAGAGAATGGTTATACGAACACTTAGGTTTCCCTATCCTCAATTTTATTTCCTATTTTCTAACTATTCTAGCTACCCATCCGCCTCCAGGAGCCAAATGAATGGTCTTTTTGTCCGATGGGGTCACTTCTAATTCTAATCTTTTATAATCCTCTGCAAATCGATTCGCATTTACCCCATCTTGATATAAAGTCATGGTATAAGAGCCTTCGTTTAAAAATGAAAAATCAATCTCTAAATCACGGGCAGTCCAATCTGTCATTGCACCCACGTACCAATCATCACCTGATTTTCGAGCCACAACTATGTAATCCGAAAATTGGGCATCTAAAGCAATTGTTTTGTCCCACACCGTAGGTACAACTGATAAAAATTCCATAGCTTCTGTTTCCTTCAAATATCTTGAAGGAGTATCCGCCAACATCTGTAACGGACTTTCATACACTACGAACATTGCCAACTGATGACAACGCGTACCTAAGGACATTGGCCTTTCAAAAATTGGACTATGATTTTCCTTTTGTGCATTTGCCATCGCCCCAGGAGTATAATCCATTGGACCAGCCAACATCCTTGTGAAAGGAATAATTAAGTTATTTTCTGGATTAGCCAACGTGCTCCCTTTGTTTTGCTCTAACCCCAACACACCTTCACTTGTAATTACATTTGGATATGCCCTGCGTAGACCTGATGGTTTATAAGACCCATGAAAGTCAACAAGCAATTTTCGTTTTGCAGCTCCTCTCGCTACTTTTTCATAATAGTTGACCATCCATTGGTCATCCCTTTTCATGAAATCGACCTTAATTCCTTTAATGTCCCAACTTTGGAATTTATCCATCGCATCTTCAAACTGGTCTTCCAGTGCTTTCCATGTTACCCAAAGTATGATTCCAACCCCTTTTTCTTTTCCATACTGAATTAATTCTTCCATTCGTATAGCATCAACAGGATTTAGCAAGTCTCCGGTTTCAATATCATACCATCCCTCATCGATAATGATGTACTCTATATTGGATCGAGAGGCAAAATCAATGTAATATTTATATGTTTCCGTATTAAAGCCCGATTTAAAATCTACTCCATATACATTATTGGCGTTGTACCAGTCCCAAGAGGCTTTTCCGGGCTTGACCCAGTCCATATCTATTTCATTTTGCTCTCTAGACAGTAGGTACACCAATTCATTTTCTATAAGTTCTGTATCATCATCGGATATAACCATGAGGCGCCAAGGATATGTTCTTTTTCCTTGGGTTTTAGCCATAAACGGTTCTCTTTCTACAACCTTCACATCTCTATCCCTAGGTCTTATTGTTTTTAAAGGGTAATAAGGAAAAACAGCTTTTAAAGAATTTCCATCGCCTTTCTTCAAATAAAAACCAGGATAGTCATACAAATCCGCTTCCGTAATGGCTAATTTCACCCCATTATTTACATGCATCAAAACAGGTAAACAAGACATCTCTTTTTGCGGTAAACCATCTAATGAATATTGAAAAGACGTTCTTTCTTGATGGGAGAAAAAACCGTCCGATATTGGAAAATTTCCTTTAAAATTCTCAGGAAAATTATAAACCAGTTCTTCCTCATCTACTTGAGCATCTTTCTTTAATGTGGTTTCTATTCTATATGCAACGCCATCATTATAAGCTCTGAACCTTACCCCAAAGTTCCCTTTAAAAGTTAGGTTCAACTGATTGTAATTTTCAACTATCTCAGCCCTTTTCACTCTTACCACCGGTTCAATTACACGGTCTACCGTAACACTATTTTGTTTTTTAATTTTTGGATTTTCCCCTAATTGCATTCCATTTATCGTAATTGAAATTGGAGAAAAGCTTAGCACTTCTTCCCCTTTATGCAACACCCTATAAGATATATTATCGCCAATACGTATTTGAACTTCATTGTTTCCTGCTGGGGACTTTAAAGTAAATTCCTGACCTGCAACCTGATTAATAAAAAGTAATACAACACTAAAAAAGGAAAGACCTATTTTTTTTAAATTACAGTTTGTATTTCTAAAAATGTAAAACATAATCTTAAATGCTTTTTGCATATGAATCATTCAATAGGTCTATTAGAAGTGCTGCACTCCATGAGAAATTGTCCCCACCGTATCCTTTTCGGGTTTCTTCTCCGGTATCTTTTCTACAATCGAAATACTCAAAAAAGCCATCACGCTCCACAAGGTCAATTGAATCTTGCTTAACGCGCTCTGCAATCTCTTTATACCCGTAATCTTTCAATCCGCGGTACAGCATCCAATTCATATTGATCCAGACGGGACCTCTCCAGTATTTTCTAGGATTAAAGCGGTCATCAGTGGGGTCAAAAGATGCACATAAATATTTATCATCACCTCCAAAACGCTCCATCATGGTATTGACCAAAACTTCGGCTCTTTCTTTGCTAGGAATAGCAGCAAACAACGGAGAGAAAGATGAAGATGAAATATGGCGAATTGGTTTTTCATTTCTTAAATCATAATGCACGTAAGCGCCCAATTCCGTATCGAACAACTTCTCATTAAACGAAGCGATGCTCTTTTCTTGATTTTTACGGAGGTAGGCTATTTTATCTTCATGGCCACCAATCAATTCATATAGCTCCATTAATGCTTGATTGGACTTGATGAGCATGGCATTAAACAAAGGGTCTTGTACCAAAAAAGGAGATAATTCAGCAATTTTGGCATCATCATAATTGTTTTGCTTGGCTATATCAATGATGTACAGGTAGTGGTCATACTCCCTTTTAGAAGGTCGCTGAGAGGCGTCTACATGTGTAGTATCTTTTCGCTCAAAAGTATATTCTGGCGGATTCATAGTATCCCAGATATCATCCCACACCGGAGAATTATCCGTACCCGACTCCCAGTTGTGATAAATGTACATAAGACCTTCATTCTGCGGATCACGATTCTCGTAGAAATACACATGATTGTCATACACCTTATCTATCTGACTTTTAATAAAGTCCAACATATCTTCTTTATCATCAACAATATTGAGCATATCTTGAAGAATAAACCCCGTAACCGGAGGTTGGGTCATTCCTGTAGATTTATATTTTTTAGATGAAAGCGGATGCACATCCGACCTGTGGAAATCGTGGCCTGGAAAATAAGAATCGTCATCTGTGTGAAACACAATATGCGGTATAAAACCATTGCCCCATTGTGAATTCAACAAGGTCTCTATTTCTTTTTTTGCGTGATCTACATTGTAATGGGCAAGACCTACCGCAATAAAACCGCTATCCCATTTCCATTGAAAAGGATAAAGTCCTTTACTAGGGATGGTAAAACCTCCATCTTGAAAATTAGCGTCTAAAATGTCTTGTGCCCTTTTTATAAAATTTTTGCTCATAACATACGTAATATAAAAACACACTGGCAGCAAGCCACCGCCAATGTGTCTCTGAATTAAAAACTAAACTCAAATGGTTTTTAGAAATTGAAGGTAGCCGTCAAGAAAAATCTTCTTGGAAGAATAGGACGACCAACAAAGAACTCAGACTCCGTCTCACCTGCAGCACCTGCTCTTGGGTTACCCTCTGTTACACCATCACTATCAAAAAGATTGAAGACGGAGAACCCTAAACGAACCGACTGGTTTTCTTCTGGCTTCCCAAAAGTGTAACCTGCCCCCAGTCTACCGATAGGAATAGCATCTAATTCTATGTCATTGAGATCTGAAGAATACTTGCTACCCGTGTAGTTGAAACCAAAATTAGCATCCACTTTACTGTTATCATAGTAAGCTCCTAAAGAGCCCAAGAAATTAGGTTGTCTAGACAACTCGTTGCCCACATTTGTTTCGGCAGATGTACCGTTCACTAAATCAAAATCTATATTTTTAGTGATTTCGTGAGCTTGGTACGTAGCAGTACCTCGAAGGCTTAAATTATCAACTACCCTATAATCACCCGTAGCCTCTACACCAATAGTTCTGGTATCCTGTTCTGAACGAGTCTCATCAATTAACTGACCACCAATAATGGCCTGTCTAATTTTTACTCTGTCCTTTAATGAAACATAGTAAGCGGCAACAGACCCAGAAAACTTAGAAGAACCAAATTTAGCACCCGCCTCAAACTGTATAATATTTTCTGCATCATAAGGACTTTCACTGATACCTGCAACCGGAACAAAAGTTCGTATTTGCGGAAAAAAATATCCTTTAGAAAAGTTAGCGTATAAATTGGTTACATCAGTTAATTCATAAAGAGCTGCCAAGGAAGCCGCCCATCCGGAAGCCTCTACCGATGCCCTTATGAAGCTACCATCAGCAGTCTGCACATCACTCAATTCAGTGGTCAATTCAGGGTTGTCATAAACAGTATCACTCATTAATCCCCCTTTGCTGTATTCTCCATCAGTATGCTCATATCTAAAACCAACATCAAAACGCCATCTGTCAAAAATCATCTCATCGGTAAGGTAAAAAGCTAATCTGTTTTGAGATAAGAAATTATTTGAAGTTTGACCGATACGGTCGTATAAACCTCCTTCTGAATACACTACATTCTCTCCACCTGCATCGGTATAATTTAAGTTTACCAATCTCGGTGCATTA
This genomic interval from Zobellia roscoffensis contains the following:
- a CDS encoding glycerate kinase; translation: MKFIIAPDKFKGSLTGFEFCDAVEEGLQHVFNDAEIIKMPLADGGDGTIDVVKHYIHGEKITIAVNDPLFRPISASYLYAVKNHIAYIEMAEASGLKLLDDLDRNCMNTTTFGTGELIADALERGAKEIILGIGGSATNDGGMGMANALGYRFIGDFSKELEPIGSSLNKVKNIDASKVHPLLANAKFKIACDVSNPFYGKNGAAKIYGAQKGASAEEIEILDKGLKNFAKVALDTYDIGLQKIKGSGAAGGIGGGAIIFLRGELTSGIDLIKELAHFNEVIADADWIITGEGQLDEQTLSGKTINGVVISAKKHKVPVAALCGSVSISVEQQEKFGLMYVNSIVRGISTLPQAMASSYTNLVNASYNFARLIK
- a CDS encoding sodium:solute symporter, giving the protein MNYLDYIIIVVYLVGFLGLGFLFKENNSGGDYFLGGRKTSWLPLSLSAMATQLSAISFISAPAFVGLKDGGGMQWLTYELGVPLAMAFLLIAVLPTLYKSGIVSVYEYLEKRFDASSRLLISFVFQISRSVATGVMVYTMALILQATIQMDFWISILIIGLITMVYSYQGGMKAVIWGDVIQMSILFIGIIICLFYGFSELGGIDNFLTHVDRDRVTAVDFSKWGFNNADGNDEFGFWPMVIGGFFLYASYYGTDQTQSQRLLSSSSMSNLKKLMMANGLLRFPFTLTYCIMGLVLGTLLVQDASFQEQMDFVYQANISSLEGKKADLMVPVFIIKYLPNGIIGILIVAIMSAAMSTLSSTVNSLSAVTMEDFVKRFHPNMPDKKYMTYSKLLSIFWGLVCLFFAFFAGNIEGTVIEVINKISSVFYGPILAAFILAILTKKTHALGANIGIVAGVLFNIYLWLYVPQIFWFWWNALGCLVTVLVALAVSYTVKRQVNEGLEVVYYSGKKEVAILLAYFVAIVVFSISLPNILN
- a CDS encoding glycoside hydrolase family 97 protein, with product MQKAFKIMFYIFRNTNCNLKKIGLSFFSVVLLFINQVAGQEFTLKSPAGNNEVQIRIGDNISYRVLHKGEEVLSFSPISITINGMQLGENPKIKKQNSVTVDRVIEPVVRVKRAEIVENYNQLNLTFKGNFGVRFRAYNDGVAYRIETTLKKDAQVDEEELVYNFPENFKGNFPISDGFFSHQERTSFQYSLDGLPQKEMSCLPVLMHVNNGVKLAITEADLYDYPGFYLKKGDGNSLKAVFPYYPLKTIRPRDRDVKVVEREPFMAKTQGKRTYPWRLMVISDDDTELIENELVYLLSREQNEIDMDWVKPGKASWDWYNANNVYGVDFKSGFNTETYKYYIDFASRSNIEYIIIDEGWYDIETGDLLNPVDAIRMEELIQYGKEKGVGIILWVTWKALEDQFEDAMDKFQSWDIKGIKVDFMKRDDQWMVNYYEKVARGAAKRKLLVDFHGSYKPSGLRRAYPNVITSEGVLGLEQNKGSTLANPENNLIIPFTRMLAGPMDYTPGAMANAQKENHSPIFERPMSLGTRCHQLAMFVVYESPLQMLADTPSRYLKETEAMEFLSVVPTVWDKTIALDAQFSDYIVVARKSGDDWYVGAMTDWTARDLEIDFSFLNEGSYTMTLYQDGVNANRFAEDYKRLELEVTPSDKKTIHLAPGGGWVARIVRK
- a CDS encoding amylo-alpha-1,6-glucosidase, whose product is MSKNFIKRAQDILDANFQDGGFTIPSKGLYPFQWKWDSGFIAVGLAHYNVDHAKKEIETLLNSQWGNGFIPHIVFHTDDDSYFPGHDFHRSDVHPLSSKKYKSTGMTQPPVTGFILQDMLNIVDDKEDMLDFIKSQIDKVYDNHVYFYENRDPQNEGLMYIYHNWESGTDNSPVWDDIWDTMNPPEYTFERKDTTHVDASQRPSKREYDHYLYIIDIAKQNNYDDAKIAELSPFLVQDPLFNAMLIKSNQALMELYELIGGHEDKIAYLRKNQEKSIASFNEKLFDTELGAYVHYDLRNEKPIRHISSSSFSPLFAAIPSKERAEVLVNTMMERFGGDDKYLCASFDPTDDRFNPRKYWRGPVWINMNWMLYRGLKDYGYKEIAERVKQDSIDLVERDGFFEYFDCRKDTGEETRKGYGGDNFSWSAALLIDLLNDSYAKSI